A genomic segment from Verrucomicrobiota bacterium encodes:
- a CDS encoding long-chain-fatty-acid--CoA ligase: MEAPLTPLEFARRARRLYSHREAVVDGALRLTYAQFFDRCDRWSAVLQKLGVRPGDRVACIAPNTHEHLEAYYAVPQIGAIIVPINYRLRADDFAYIIGHSGACVVCAQADYLDAVDQVRAQLPGVKHFVAFDGSKPGWLSYEENLAAASPKFEIASVRENELLSINYTSGTTARPKGVMLTHRNIYLNILGRLAHNHMTSAERYLWTLPMFHVNGWCFVWTITAVGGTHVCLRKPETKAIFELLGRERVTLFCAAPTVLIGIASAPEELRRAAPRGVRVLTAGAPPAAATIERIEGELGWSITHVYGLTEVSPIVTICEPRPDDSRLDAREAARLKARQGVECLAAGEVRVVDDAGHEVPHDGRTMGEIVMRGHAVMAGYYKDPAATALAIRDGWFHSGDAAVVHPDGYLEIRDRWKDIIISGGENISSVEVEGVLLRHPAVQEVAVVGWSHEKWGEAPHAFVVLRDGVKTEAAELRRFCRDQLAHFKVPQEFHFIAELPKTATGKVQKYVLRGGQPNMAAQ, translated from the coding sequence ATGGAAGCACCGCTTACGCCGCTTGAGTTTGCCCGGCGCGCCCGCCGACTTTACTCCCATCGCGAAGCCGTGGTGGACGGGGCGCTGCGGCTGACCTACGCGCAGTTCTTCGACCGTTGCGATCGCTGGTCGGCGGTGCTTCAGAAGCTGGGCGTGCGACCCGGCGACCGCGTCGCCTGCATCGCCCCGAACACACACGAGCATCTGGAAGCCTATTATGCCGTGCCCCAAATCGGCGCGATCATCGTCCCGATCAACTACCGCCTGCGCGCCGACGATTTTGCTTATATCATAGGCCACAGTGGGGCGTGTGTGGTCTGCGCGCAGGCTGACTATCTGGATGCCGTAGATCAGGTGCGGGCGCAATTGCCGGGCGTAAAGCATTTCGTCGCCTTTGACGGGAGCAAACCCGGCTGGCTGTCGTACGAGGAGAATCTGGCGGCCGCTTCGCCGAAGTTTGAAATTGCGTCCGTCCGGGAGAACGAGTTGCTCTCGATCAATTACACCAGCGGCACCACCGCGCGGCCCAAGGGCGTGATGTTGACCCACCGGAACATTTATCTGAACATTCTTGGCCGGCTGGCGCACAACCACATGACCTCCGCTGAACGTTATCTGTGGACGCTGCCGATGTTCCACGTGAACGGCTGGTGCTTCGTCTGGACCATCACCGCCGTGGGAGGAACGCATGTCTGCCTGCGCAAGCCGGAGACGAAAGCAATTTTCGAACTTCTTGGACGGGAACGCGTCACCCTGTTTTGTGCCGCTCCGACTGTGCTCATCGGCATCGCCAGCGCGCCGGAGGAACTACGCCGCGCGGCGCCACGCGGCGTGCGCGTACTGACGGCGGGCGCACCTCCTGCCGCCGCCACCATCGAACGGATCGAAGGCGAACTGGGTTGGTCCATCACCCATGTTTATGGCCTTACCGAAGTCTCGCCCATCGTGACCATCTGCGAACCGCGACCCGACGACAGCCGGCTCGACGCCCGGGAGGCGGCAAGGTTGAAAGCCCGGCAGGGAGTCGAGTGTCTCGCCGCCGGCGAAGTGCGAGTGGTGGACGACGCGGGACATGAGGTGCCCCACGATGGTCGCACGATGGGGGAAATTGTCATGCGCGGCCACGCGGTCATGGCCGGTTATTACAAGGATCCGGCGGCTACAGCCCTGGCGATTCGCGATGGCTGGTTTCACAGCGGCGATGCCGCCGTCGTGCATCCGGATGGTTATCTCGAAATTCGGGACCGCTGGAAGGACATCATCATCAGTGGCGGCGAGAACATTTCTTCTGTGGAGGTGGAAGGTGTCCTGCTCCGGCACCCGGCCGTGCAAGAGGTCGCAGTGGTGGGATGGTCACACGAGAAATGGGGCGAGGCGCCGCACGCTTTCGTTGTTCTTCGCGACGGCGTGAAAACGGAGGCGGCCGAGCTGCGGCGCTTCTGTCGCGACCAACTGGCGCATTTCAAAGTCCCGCAGGAGTTCCACTTCATCGCCGAACTGCCCAAGACGGCCACCGGCAAGGTCCAGAAGTATGTGTTGCGCGGCGGCCAGCCGAACATGGCTGCGCAGTAG
- a CDS encoding M14 family metallocarboxypeptidase gives MTHRLGKNLDGYHGETIDITVVLNDCLAAARRHGWNLQEIHVAPGRDLLAFTRRASDLTPNTKRIYLSAGIHGDEPAAPLAVRQLLQENQWPAAVDLWLCPCLNPTGFPLNRRENADGVDLNRQYLHLQAAETRAHIAWLERQPGFDVCLCLHEDWESHGFYVYELNPDNLPSFAETIVESVSKVCPIDQSPVIEGREAHNGIIRPSADPRSRPEWPEAFYLFTYKTRLSYTLEAPSDFPLPTRVNALFTGVNAAFKSIL, from the coding sequence ATGACGCACCGGCTCGGCAAAAACCTCGACGGCTACCACGGCGAAACGATCGACATCACCGTCGTGCTGAATGATTGCCTGGCCGCCGCGCGCAGGCATGGTTGGAACCTCCAGGAAATTCACGTGGCGCCCGGTCGTGATTTGCTGGCCTTCACACGCCGCGCATCCGACCTCACACCCAACACAAAACGCATTTACCTCAGCGCCGGCATTCACGGTGACGAGCCGGCCGCGCCGCTGGCCGTCCGCCAGTTGTTGCAGGAGAATCAATGGCCCGCCGCCGTGGACCTCTGGCTTTGCCCGTGCCTGAATCCCACCGGCTTTCCACTCAATCGACGCGAGAATGCGGACGGCGTGGATCTCAACCGGCAGTATCTTCACCTGCAGGCTGCGGAGACGCGCGCCCACATTGCCTGGCTGGAACGACAGCCGGGATTCGATGTCTGCCTTTGTCTCCATGAAGATTGGGAATCGCACGGCTTCTATGTCTATGAATTGAATCCGGATAATCTTCCTTCATTCGCTGAGACCATCGTGGAGAGCGTCTCGAAGGTTTGTCCCATCGACCAGTCACCCGTAATTGAAGGTCGCGAAGCGCACAACGGAATCATCCGTCCCAGCGCCGATCCGCGCTCGCGCCCCGAATGGCCCGAGGCGTTTTATCTCTTCACTTACAAGACGCGATTGAGCTACACGCTCGAAGCGCCGTCGGATTTTCCGCTACCAACTCGCGTCAACGCGCTCTTTACCGGCGTAAATGCGGCGTTCAAATCGATCCTGTAG
- a CDS encoding hemerythrin domain-containing protein, protein MKITDILRAEHTVFHHLFDHVEAAAPRLKTLAEAKSLAALVDKVMLPHSQTEDELFIKPLEHCFEQIGQSETFHHEHELIEETFTKLRTAKSVKEAKQLLLGAVTASRKHFDKEERIVFPLAERVLKAKTLTELGKEWVKRRAASLK, encoded by the coding sequence ATGAAGATCACGGACATTTTGCGGGCGGAACACACTGTGTTTCATCATCTCTTTGACCACGTCGAGGCCGCCGCGCCGCGTCTCAAGACGTTGGCAGAGGCGAAGTCCCTCGCGGCGCTCGTGGACAAGGTCATGTTGCCGCACTCGCAGACCGAGGACGAACTGTTCATCAAACCACTGGAGCATTGTTTCGAGCAGATTGGCCAGAGCGAGACGTTCCATCACGAACACGAATTGATCGAGGAGACGTTCACCAAATTGCGCACGGCCAAATCGGTCAAGGAGGCCAAGCAGCTCTTGCTCGGAGCAGTCACGGCGTCGCGCAAACATTTCGACAAGGAAGAGCGCATCGTGTTCCCGTTGGCGGAGCGGGTGTTGAAGGCGAAGACATTGACGGAACTCGGCAAGGAGTGGGTGAAGCGGCGTGCGGCGAGCTTGAAGTGA
- a CDS encoding ankyrin repeat domain-containing protein, with translation MDEKRQRAPRSDTKLLQACLDGNLAIIRERIAAGANVNAGRKDKRPPLETAARCGHLEVVRELIAAGADVNQIAKVNFEVFPGSALNGAIKQHHFEIAQELVRAGASVALETHPGCNAASEAAFKTIEMYWRKSSPLKWFVRAIEMVSEEKPQLRSFEDWFDFLKQAVAAGAKVNDYCLWEACKLGCTSVALYLISIGVNINVMPHEISALQKAIQGGLDEVALALIAAGADPNLTGKLSSPPIKLARAKKRHKIVRALLDAGATPLTN, from the coding sequence ATGGACGAGAAAAGACAACGTGCGCCACGGTCTGACACAAAGTTGCTCCAAGCGTGCTTGGACGGAAATCTAGCCATCATCCGAGAGCGAATTGCTGCCGGTGCGAACGTCAACGCCGGAAGAAAAGACAAGCGTCCGCCCTTGGAGACTGCTGCTCGGTGTGGCCATTTGGAGGTTGTTCGCGAATTGATTGCTGCCGGTGCGGACGTGAATCAGATCGCGAAAGTCAATTTCGAGGTGTTTCCCGGCTCTGCGCTCAACGGAGCGATCAAACAGCATCATTTTGAAATAGCCCAGGAATTGGTTCGAGCGGGTGCGTCAGTTGCGCTGGAAACACATCCTGGCTGTAACGCGGCAAGCGAGGCGGCTTTCAAAACGATTGAAATGTATTGGCGCAAGAGTTCGCCATTGAAGTGGTTTGTGCGAGCAATCGAAATGGTGAGCGAAGAAAAGCCGCAGCTACGATCGTTCGAAGACTGGTTTGATTTTTTGAAACAAGCAGTGGCGGCAGGTGCAAAAGTGAATGACTACTGCCTGTGGGAAGCCTGCAAATTAGGTTGCACTTCAGTAGCGCTTTACCTCATTTCAATTGGAGTGAACATCAATGTCATGCCACATGAGATTTCCGCTCTGCAAAAAGCAATCCAAGGTGGGCTTGATGAAGTTGCTTTGGCGCTCATCGCAGCCGGTGCAGATCCTAACTTGACCGGAAAACTGAGTTCACCGCCAATCAAACTAGCCCGTGCAAAAAAAAGGCACAAAATCGTGCGAGCGCTACTGGATGCTGGCGCAACACCATTGACAAATTAA